Proteins co-encoded in one Methanothermobacter sp. genomic window:
- a CDS encoding dihydroorotate dehydrogenase, producing MLKVNLCGIEMRNPTMLAAGVLGITASSLNRVYHHGAGAVVTKSFSLKPNMGYKNPTIVEAPCGLLNAMGLSNPGVESFKEELYKIEDKIPVVASIYGSSPDEFVKVALEVQDIVDMIELNISCPHAMKGYGATIGQNPQLTFKVVEAVKEACKVPVIAKLTPNVTDIKEIALKAEEAGCDAITLINSLGPSMKIDLKTGKPILSNKFGGLSGPAIKPIAIRCVYEVYEVVEVPLIGVGGITDYKDVVEFLYAGANATQIGSAIFYKGLGVFKEICDDLKAFMKREGFKSINEMVGLAHE from the coding sequence TTGTTAAAGGTTAATCTTTGCGGAATTGAAATGCGAAATCCTACAATGCTTGCCGCGGGCGTTCTCGGGATAACAGCATCATCATTAAATCGCGTTTATCATCATGGAGCAGGGGCTGTTGTCACCAAATCCTTTTCTCTTAAACCAAATATGGGCTACAAAAATCCAACTATAGTGGAAGCTCCTTGTGGGTTGCTAAATGCCATGGGGTTATCTAACCCTGGTGTTGAATCATTCAAAGAGGAATTATATAAAATTGAGGATAAGATACCTGTAGTGGCGTCTATCTATGGTTCATCCCCTGATGAATTTGTAAAAGTCGCACTAGAAGTCCAGGACATAGTGGATATGATTGAATTGAACATTTCATGTCCTCATGCAATGAAGGGATATGGAGCGACAATAGGACAGAACCCACAACTGACATTCAAAGTGGTTGAAGCCGTTAAAGAAGCTTGTAAAGTGCCTGTAATCGCTAAATTAACACCTAATGTTACAGATATTAAAGAGATAGCTTTAAAAGCTGAAGAAGCAGGATGCGACGCCATAACCCTCATAAATTCCCTAGGACCCTCCATGAAAATAGACTTGAAAACAGGCAAACCAATACTCTCCAATAAATTTGGAGGACTTTCAGGCCCCGCAATAAAACCAATAGCCATCAGATGCGTATATGAAGTATATGAAGTAGTTGAAGTTCCCTTGATCGGTGTTGGCGGAATAACAGATTACAAGGATGTTGTGGAATTCTTATATGCAGGGGCCAACGCAACTCAAATAGGCAGTGCCATATTCTACAAGGGCCTTGGAGTATTCAAAGAAATCTGCGATGACCTTAAAGCTTTCATGAAAAGAGAAGGATTCAAAAGCATAAATGAAATGGTCGGACTAGCCCACGAATAA
- a CDS encoding dihydroorotate dehydrogenase electron transfer subunit — MLHVPKILKIKRIIRESPDVKTLIFPWDRKFPVPGQFMMIWDFEDEKPMSVSLIDKTNNEIGISIRKVGPFTSRVHKLGKGDQLGVRGPYGRGFTIEGHRILAIGGGVGMAPIAALVEEVRARDFEVDVIVAAKTYDELLFLDRLKKTGARIFTCTDDGSCGFKGLAIDRLKTLSGSYDMAMVCGPEAMMKGIFLELEKRGIPGQFSLERYMKCAMGLCGHCCLDDTGWRVCVEGPVFWSHELKMVKEFGEYKRDATGAIRPLLG, encoded by the coding sequence ATGTTGCATGTTCCAAAGATCTTGAAAATCAAAAGGATTATAAGGGAATCACCAGATGTCAAAACATTAATATTCCCATGGGATAGGAAATTCCCAGTACCTGGACAATTCATGATGATCTGGGATTTCGAGGACGAAAAACCCATGTCAGTTTCATTAATCGACAAGACAAACAATGAAATTGGAATCTCAATAAGAAAGGTCGGACCATTCACCTCAAGAGTCCACAAACTCGGAAAAGGGGATCAGCTTGGAGTAAGGGGACCATATGGGCGAGGGTTCACCATAGAAGGTCATAGGATATTGGCCATAGGTGGGGGTGTTGGCATGGCCCCAATAGCGGCCTTAGTAGAGGAGGTTAGGGCAAGAGATTTTGAAGTCGATGTTATAGTCGCCGCCAAGACCTACGATGAGCTACTATTCCTGGATCGGCTCAAAAAAACTGGTGCCAGGATATTCACATGTACAGATGATGGGAGTTGCGGATTCAAGGGATTGGCCATCGACCGTTTAAAAACTCTTAGCGGATCATATGATATGGCCATGGTTTGCGGTCCTGAGGCGATGATGAAAGGCATATTCCTAGAATTAGAAAAGAGGGGCATACCAGGCCAATTCTCCCTTGAAAGGTATATGAAATGCGCTATGGGCCTCTGTGGACATTGTTGTCTTGACGATACTGGTTGGAGAGTTTGTGTAGAAGGGCCTGTCTTTTGGAGTCATGAACTTAAAATGGTGAAGGAGTTTGGAGAATACAAGAGGGACGCGACAGGCGCTATAAGACCATTATTAGGGTGA
- a CDS encoding AI-2E family transporter: MIYKIKGTITSSFFIVLVLLILSVIVLYPIWTMLFLGAIFAYGIRPIADKLTKYVPYRSVSIGIVMIVTILPLIGVLAMIVDTLFHSAPALLSTAQKINLASMDKILRSYVPSEFMPSADILFKVLKDLINNLLKMMVDYFLDLIKSVPMIALQLFILFASAFYFARDGEQVVSYMSSLVPEERKDFMGHLIIETEKVIKGIFYGHFLTAFIIGLMAIIGFQLLGYPYAIFLGLLAGFFQLIPVIGPWPTYTILAIYDFIFGNIFRGVIVLIFGAFLSSIDVYLRPKLSGKYADIHPLLFLVGFLGGPLVWGLAGFIIGPLILGVAYAALNVYKEEKKV; the protein is encoded by the coding sequence TTGATATACAAGATAAAGGGTACTATAACATCATCATTTTTCATTGTACTTGTCCTTTTGATATTATCAGTTATAGTTCTTTATCCCATTTGGACTATGCTATTTCTTGGGGCTATATTTGCCTATGGTATACGTCCGATAGCAGATAAACTCACTAAGTATGTACCTTATAGGTCAGTTTCCATAGGTATTGTAATGATAGTTACTATACTCCCGTTAATCGGGGTCTTGGCCATGATAGTTGACACTTTATTCCATTCAGCGCCCGCATTACTTTCCACGGCTCAAAAAATAAATTTGGCATCGATGGACAAAATATTGAGATCTTATGTACCGTCTGAGTTCATGCCATCGGCGGATATTCTATTCAAGGTTTTAAAGGATCTTATCAACAATCTTTTAAAGATGATGGTAGATTATTTTTTGGATCTTATCAAGAGTGTGCCCATGATAGCCCTCCAATTATTCATATTGTTCGCTTCAGCATTCTATTTTGCAAGGGATGGTGAACAGGTAGTATCCTATATGTCTTCACTTGTACCAGAAGAAAGAAAGGATTTTATGGGACATTTGATCATTGAAACAGAAAAGGTTATAAAAGGAATATTTTATGGCCATTTCCTAACAGCATTTATAATAGGTTTAATGGCTATAATAGGATTTCAACTCCTTGGATACCCATATGCGATATTCCTAGGTTTGCTTGCTGGATTTTTCCAATTGATTCCGGTGATAGGACCATGGCCCACGTATACTATTCTTGCCATATACGATTTCATCTTTGGTAATATATTCCGTGGTGTGATAGTTCTAATATTCGGCGCTTTCTTAAGTAGTATTGATGTTTATCTACGCCCGAAATTGTCGGGTAAATATGCTGATATACACCCATTGCTTTTCCTAGTGGGATTCTTAGGGGGGCCTCTAGTTTGGGGATTGGCGGGTTTCATAATAGGACCTTTGATTCTGGGGGTTGCATATGCAGCTTTAAATGTTTACAAGGAAGAAAAAAAGGTCTGA
- a CDS encoding cobaltochelatase subunit CobN, with amino-acid sequence MIKKIFSVLLVLFLLMIMGTVSAAETNATSILVIGSSTAVKDYNNVAHELMDELNNQTTVVKFQIRSTSQIGNMTSDEIKVLVNSSDIILAEWGTQLAGNGSLEGVIKTNPSIIENKIFFVFESGPTLVKLSKIGNKNVFDGVDEKDIGTWDSPGTIIGACHDGDINALLSYKQKYPNNKALHDWIDCAIYYAAGGKTNFKNQFKWALKKYAELTGRIWPSQWDPAPPELASPLSMEFLYRDGQRFTKEQYFEKYPLDPTKPTVGVLTYVGSTGEVTYANAFQEIIDALVARGMNVIPAVGTWSNYIDLKNDQIIELARTLCQANQTIQILSIKGIGNYTDTTSILGVTSNPKALVYEIAIIEDGKTIKTVNISSSQPANVYSAMVKFFTDAKNIVQYEAEPEKYPCKVNVIIDLLTFTTGSTVSGAQVNKFFNQANVPVLRAMITSSTYRTPGQWLVSEEGFSWMAVYWQCAQPEMQGQIEPIPVGVGDIGYDPETGAQWDTTVTLSDRIQKLADRAYNWAQLQTLQNKDKKIAIIYYNYPPGKQNIGASYLNVPQTILEILKRLKIEGYNVGEIPTNTTLIQLMIERGINVANWAPGELEKLVNNTDVILWSVEEYIAWFNNLDPIAKKEVIEGPVGYIEELTKAAIEYIKKGDPRVKDEMLKTLTRWTQEMISNAKTYPEVADKATELIQKMSDTIQKILEDPLNNTLWDLFYNYKGQFLALNLSGMTGWGEPPGNIMTIEKNGKKYIVIPGLLFGNIFIGPEPQRGWEAEAAAFYHSTIVPPPHCYLAWYAWVNTVFNANAQIHVGRHATYEWLPRKQYALSRFDYPDICIADKPSIYIYIMDGVGEGMQAKRRGLAVIIDHLTPPLTQTKLYGDLQELAGLITNYEKTPEGNPMREEYARQIRETIIKLNLAADLGLDPNNITDEDIDKVHDYLLDLQGTLMPYGLHTFGENWTDDEIALMVAAMLSPDSENDPSLQKLISTMLGYNWDKLTLEEAEKINEMAIQVVKELLQGKTIQEITENITDAKLRETLQEKLRLAQEYIQLLKESPTDEMDALIEALSGHYITPAKGGDPVRAPYALPTGRNFYAQDDNTLPTKVAWDLGKRLADMALAQLDTIPEKIAAVVWCVETARDDGTMVSFVFRLLGVQPKLDDKTWLNGGKLSYIIPTPLDQLLAEINKARNSLGLPNITERPRIDVIVTTSGLFRDLYPNLLAKMDIAYRVALAASYSKIVEAYPELKPELDKALDPLITGKFPQAKTLDALLKAIDFKDPIELNYIAKHWIELVRGGYDGDTAITRIFAPPVGDYGAGVNKAVEQIWTWNDRSQLADIYLRRMSHAYSNTQWGISQQKLFEDLLKGVTVTYHSRSTNLYGVIDNDDYYDYYGGLSLAIEKINGNAPSLNVVYYANPANPEVMTLSKFMGKEMRTRYFNPEWIKGMMKEGYPGARQISSKFIDYLVGWQVTTPHLVSNQVWNEIADIYIRDKYNIGVASWLSTGSNAYSMIDITGKLLTMAHRGYWQADTGTLSLVANTWASLISNYGVSCCDCSCGNIAMIQWAMQYINPNLLNAVKTRLYKATMNAAFAPPETPGTPSQPGTPGTPGQPEAPSTPGQPGPTPGYTGTPGTGSQAGTGAPGTSVGSIEGMIGATGVTAGAVAGAGHGPRTGKVYEVSKSSGTAGAPGGLPVYAVVGVIILVALIGVGYLLAGRKVV; translated from the coding sequence TTGATTAAAAAAATCTTCAGTGTTCTATTGGTTCTTTTTCTGTTAATGATCATGGGCACAGTATCAGCAGCTGAGACAAATGCGACCTCTATACTAGTTATTGGATCATCAACTGCTGTCAAAGATTATAACAATGTGGCACATGAACTAATGGATGAATTAAACAACCAAACTACAGTAGTTAAATTCCAGATAAGGTCAACGAGTCAGATCGGAAACATGACCAGTGACGAAATAAAAGTCCTTGTGAACAGCTCTGATATAATATTGGCAGAATGGGGGACACAACTCGCAGGTAACGGTTCATTAGAAGGAGTAATAAAAACAAACCCCTCAATTATCGAAAACAAGATTTTCTTCGTTTTTGAAAGCGGGCCAACACTCGTAAAATTGAGCAAAATAGGCAACAAGAACGTATTCGATGGCGTGGATGAAAAAGACATTGGCACATGGGACAGCCCGGGGACAATCATAGGAGCCTGCCATGACGGGGACATAAACGCACTACTATCATACAAACAAAAATATCCCAATAACAAGGCATTACACGACTGGATAGACTGTGCAATCTATTATGCAGCCGGTGGAAAAACCAACTTTAAAAACCAATTCAAATGGGCCCTCAAAAAATATGCTGAACTCACAGGGAGAATATGGCCAAGTCAATGGGATCCGGCGCCTCCAGAACTCGCTTCGCCATTATCAATGGAGTTTTTGTACCGTGACGGTCAAAGATTCACAAAAGAACAATACTTCGAAAAATATCCCCTTGACCCGACAAAACCGACAGTTGGCGTGCTCACCTATGTAGGAAGTACAGGCGAAGTAACCTATGCTAACGCTTTCCAAGAGATCATCGATGCCCTTGTAGCCAGAGGGATGAACGTCATACCAGCAGTAGGTACATGGTCAAATTATATCGACCTAAAAAATGACCAGATTATCGAACTTGCCAGGACATTATGTCAAGCAAACCAGACAATCCAAATACTGTCAATTAAAGGCATAGGCAACTACACAGACACAACTTCTATACTTGGCGTCACAAGCAATCCTAAAGCTTTAGTATATGAGATTGCAATTATCGAAGACGGAAAAACCATAAAAACAGTCAATATAAGCTCCTCACAACCAGCTAATGTCTACTCGGCTATGGTAAAATTCTTTACAGACGCAAAAAACATAGTACAATACGAGGCAGAACCTGAAAAGTATCCATGTAAAGTCAACGTTATAATAGACCTCCTAACATTCACCACAGGTTCAACAGTCTCAGGCGCACAAGTCAACAAATTCTTCAACCAAGCCAATGTCCCGGTTCTAAGGGCAATGATAACAAGCTCCACTTATAGGACACCAGGCCAATGGCTAGTATCAGAAGAAGGATTCAGTTGGATGGCAGTCTACTGGCAATGCGCACAACCAGAAATGCAAGGCCAAATAGAACCCATACCAGTAGGTGTCGGGGACATCGGATATGACCCAGAAACAGGAGCACAATGGGACACAACAGTAACATTATCAGATAGGATCCAGAAGCTTGCAGATCGCGCATACAATTGGGCCCAACTCCAAACACTCCAAAACAAGGACAAGAAAATAGCTATAATATACTACAATTACCCACCAGGTAAACAAAACATAGGAGCAAGCTACTTGAATGTCCCGCAAACCATACTAGAAATTCTCAAGAGACTCAAAATTGAAGGCTATAATGTCGGTGAAATCCCAACAAATACTACATTGATCCAACTGATGATCGAAAGGGGCATAAACGTGGCAAACTGGGCCCCTGGAGAACTGGAAAAACTTGTTAACAACACAGATGTCATCCTATGGTCAGTAGAAGAATACATCGCATGGTTCAACAACCTAGATCCAATAGCCAAAAAAGAAGTGATAGAAGGGCCAGTAGGTTACATCGAAGAATTAACAAAGGCTGCAATAGAATACATTAAAAAGGGCGATCCACGCGTAAAAGATGAAATGCTCAAAACACTAACCCGATGGACCCAGGAAATGATATCAAATGCAAAAACTTACCCAGAAGTGGCAGACAAGGCAACAGAACTAATACAAAAGATGAGCGATACGATCCAAAAGATACTCGAGGATCCACTAAATAATACTTTATGGGATTTATTCTACAACTACAAGGGACAGTTCCTTGCACTCAACCTTTCAGGGATGACAGGCTGGGGTGAACCACCCGGAAATATTATGACAATAGAAAAAAATGGTAAAAAATACATTGTAATCCCTGGCTTATTATTCGGTAATATCTTCATAGGCCCAGAACCACAACGTGGATGGGAAGCCGAAGCAGCGGCATTCTACCATAGTACTATTGTGCCACCACCACATTGTTACCTTGCATGGTACGCATGGGTTAACACAGTATTCAACGCTAATGCCCAAATCCATGTAGGTAGACATGCAACTTATGAGTGGCTGCCCAGAAAACAATATGCCCTCAGCCGCTTCGACTACCCAGACATTTGCATAGCAGACAAACCATCCATTTACATCTATATCATGGACGGTGTCGGTGAAGGAATGCAAGCAAAAAGAAGGGGACTAGCAGTTATCATAGACCATTTAACACCCCCTTTGACCCAGACAAAACTCTATGGGGACTTACAGGAACTCGCAGGCCTCATAACAAATTATGAGAAAACGCCAGAAGGCAATCCAATGCGTGAAGAATATGCAAGACAGATCAGAGAAACCATCATAAAATTAAACCTAGCAGCCGACCTGGGCCTAGACCCAAACAACATAACAGACGAGGATATAGACAAGGTCCACGATTACCTATTAGATCTACAAGGGACGCTCATGCCATACGGCTTGCACACTTTCGGCGAAAACTGGACAGATGACGAAATAGCACTCATGGTCGCGGCAATGCTTTCACCAGATTCTGAAAATGATCCTTCACTCCAAAAACTTATCAGTACGATGCTAGGATACAATTGGGACAAACTAACATTAGAAGAAGCCGAAAAAATCAATGAAATGGCCATACAGGTGGTTAAAGAACTCTTACAAGGAAAGACAATCCAGGAGATAACAGAGAATATCACAGACGCAAAATTACGTGAAACATTACAAGAAAAACTTCGATTGGCACAGGAATACATCCAACTCTTAAAGGAAAGTCCAACCGATGAAATGGACGCTCTAATAGAAGCACTATCGGGCCATTACATCACACCTGCTAAGGGTGGAGACCCAGTAAGGGCTCCATATGCACTTCCAACAGGTAGAAATTTCTATGCACAAGACGACAACACATTACCTACAAAGGTTGCATGGGACCTTGGTAAAAGACTTGCAGACATGGCGCTGGCGCAACTGGACACAATCCCAGAGAAGATAGCAGCGGTCGTATGGTGCGTTGAAACAGCACGCGACGACGGAACAATGGTATCATTTGTATTCCGCCTCCTAGGAGTACAACCAAAACTCGACGACAAAACATGGCTCAACGGAGGAAAACTCTCATACATAATACCAACTCCACTAGATCAACTCCTAGCCGAAATTAACAAGGCAAGAAACAGCCTAGGATTACCTAATATCACAGAAAGGCCAAGAATAGATGTTATAGTCACCACTAGTGGATTATTCAGAGATCTTTATCCAAACTTGCTCGCTAAAATGGACATAGCATATAGAGTAGCCTTAGCAGCCTCCTACTCAAAGATAGTAGAGGCCTATCCAGAACTTAAACCAGAACTCGACAAAGCCCTCGACCCTTTAATAACAGGAAAATTCCCACAAGCAAAAACATTAGATGCTCTCCTTAAAGCAATAGACTTCAAAGATCCAATAGAATTAAACTATATAGCAAAACATTGGATAGAGCTTGTGAGAGGAGGATATGATGGCGACACAGCTATAACAAGGATATTCGCACCGCCAGTAGGCGACTATGGGGCAGGAGTCAACAAGGCAGTTGAACAAATATGGACTTGGAATGACCGTTCACAACTCGCAGACATATACTTGCGCAGAATGAGCCACGCCTACTCAAACACTCAATGGGGAATATCCCAACAAAAGCTCTTCGAAGACCTCCTAAAAGGTGTTACAGTCACATACCATAGTAGGAGCACAAACCTCTATGGCGTAATAGACAACGACGACTATTATGACTACTATGGTGGACTCTCATTGGCAATAGAAAAAATAAATGGCAATGCTCCAAGCTTGAATGTTGTCTACTATGCAAACCCAGCCAACCCAGAAGTGATGACACTATCAAAATTCATGGGAAAAGAGATGAGAACACGCTATTTCAACCCAGAATGGATCAAAGGGATGATGAAAGAAGGATACCCAGGTGCGAGGCAAATATCCTCAAAATTTATAGACTACTTAGTAGGATGGCAAGTCACAACACCACATTTGGTCAGCAATCAAGTGTGGAATGAAATTGCAGACATCTACATAAGGGATAAATACAATATTGGTGTGGCGAGTTGGCTTTCAACAGGCAGTAATGCTTACTCAATGATAGATATCACGGGTAAGCTTCTTACAATGGCCCATAGGGGTTACTGGCAAGCCGACACTGGCACATTAAGTCTTGTTGCAAACACATGGGCTTCTTTAATATCAAATTATGGCGTTTCTTGCTGTGACTGTAGTTGTGGAAACATAGCAATGATTCAATGGGCCATGCAATACATAAACCCCAATCTCTTGAACGCGGTTAAAACGAGACTCTATAAGGCCACAATGAACGCTGCTTTCGCACCACCAGAAACCCCTGGAACTCCAAGTCAGCCAGGAACTCCAGGAACGCCTGGACAGCCAGAAGCCCCAAGCACCCCAGGACAACCAGGACCAACACCAGGCTACACAGGAACTCCAGGAACAGGAAGCCAAGCAGGTACAGGAGCACCAGGGACAAGTGTAGGTTCCATAGAGGGAATGATTGGAGCAACGGGAGTAACTGCAGGAGCTGTTGCAGGGGCGGGTCATGGTCCAAGAACGGGGAAAGTCTATGAGGTCAGCAAATCTAGTGGAACCGCTGGAGCGCCAGGAGGACTCCCAGTATATGCAGTCGTTGGTGTTATAATCCTAGTAGCATTGATAGGGGTAGGATATCTTCTTGCAGGGCGTAAAGTTGTCTAG
- a CDS encoding DNA-directed DNA polymerase, with amino-acid sequence MEKRAIILLDIDYITEDNIPVIRLFGKDENGRPVIALDRSFRPYIYAVPSDIDSCLDELVEAGFEELEVVKRKDLGRPVDVIKIILKHPQEVPRIRKKVKNLEHVREIREHDIPFYRRYLIDNGLFPMSKIELKGNIVSSDVEIIELDEPPRTIKSRFPKLEILAFDIEVYNPHGMPNPEEDQILMISFYDGEKKRIISTKGEHLNFVEVVEDEKAILERFTQIIKDSKPDLIVGYNSDNFDFPYIRRRADLLGVKLDIGWDGSTIKSLRRGFTTATAIKGTVHVDLYPVMRRYINLDTYTLERVYFELFGEKKVELPGDQLWEYWDNENLRDQLFKYSIEDVTATYKIAEKILPLNMEITRIVGQPLFDISRMATGQQVEWFLIRKAFEYGELVPNKPSPSELQRRRTQKVVGGYVKEPEKGLHENLVQFDFRSLYPSIIISKNISPDTFSKDPKEDCYVAPETGYRFRKKPKGFVPSIIGQILDERMKIKNQMKVAEDPTERRILDVQQEALKRLANTMYGVYGYTRFRWYCLECAEAITAWGRNYIKKTIKEAEKFGFHTVYADTDGFYATYQKK; translated from the coding sequence ATGGAAAAAAGAGCGATTATTCTTCTTGATATTGATTATATCACAGAGGATAATATACCAGTTATAAGATTGTTTGGGAAAGACGAAAATGGGAGGCCTGTCATAGCCTTGGACAGGTCATTCAGACCATATATTTATGCAGTGCCTTCAGATATTGATTCATGTTTGGATGAGTTAGTAGAGGCCGGCTTCGAAGAATTAGAGGTTGTGAAAAGGAAAGATCTTGGAAGGCCGGTTGATGTGATCAAAATCATTTTGAAACATCCCCAGGAAGTTCCCAGGATCAGAAAAAAAGTGAAAAATCTTGAACACGTCAGGGAGATCCGGGAACATGACATACCATTTTATAGAAGATATCTCATCGATAATGGTTTGTTCCCAATGTCAAAGATAGAATTAAAGGGTAATATAGTATCTTCTGATGTTGAGATTATTGAATTGGATGAGCCTCCAAGAACTATCAAGTCAAGATTCCCCAAACTTGAAATCTTAGCTTTCGATATTGAAGTTTATAACCCCCATGGGATGCCCAACCCGGAAGAGGATCAAATACTGATGATAAGCTTCTATGATGGCGAAAAAAAGAGAATAATATCAACTAAGGGAGAGCATCTCAATTTTGTTGAAGTTGTAGAAGATGAGAAGGCGATCCTAGAAAGATTCACTCAAATAATAAAAGATTCTAAACCTGACTTAATTGTAGGATACAACTCTGATAATTTCGACTTCCCATATATAAGAAGGAGGGCTGATCTTTTAGGCGTTAAACTCGACATAGGATGGGACGGATCAACTATAAAATCCTTGAGAAGGGGTTTTACAACCGCCACAGCAATAAAGGGGACAGTACATGTAGATCTTTACCCGGTGATGCGACGATACATAAACCTTGACACCTACACCCTCGAAAGAGTATACTTTGAATTATTCGGTGAAAAAAAGGTTGAATTACCCGGCGACCAATTATGGGAATACTGGGACAATGAAAACTTGAGGGATCAGCTTTTCAAATATTCAATTGAGGATGTCACGGCAACTTATAAGATCGCTGAAAAAATACTCCCATTAAATATGGAGATCACAAGGATCGTGGGACAGCCACTATTCGACATAAGTAGGATGGCCACCGGACAACAAGTTGAATGGTTCCTTATAAGGAAAGCATTCGAATATGGTGAATTAGTACCTAACAAACCATCACCCTCCGAGTTGCAAAGAAGAAGAACCCAAAAAGTTGTTGGAGGTTATGTAAAGGAACCAGAGAAGGGACTCCATGAAAACCTTGTACAATTTGATTTCAGGAGCCTATATCCTAGTATTATAATTTCTAAGAATATTTCACCTGACACCTTCAGTAAGGATCCAAAAGAAGATTGTTATGTGGCCCCTGAGACTGGTTATAGGTTTAGGAAGAAACCTAAAGGTTTTGTACCTTCGATTATAGGGCAAATATTGGATGAGAGGATGAAGATAAAGAATCAGATGAAAGTGGCTGAGGATCCGACGGAAAGGAGGATACTCGACGTGCAACAAGAAGCTCTTAAAAGGCTTGCTAATACAATGTATGGGGTTTATGGTTACACGCGTTTCAGATGGTATTGTTTGGAGTGTGCTGAGGCTATAACAGCATGGGGTCGGAATTATATTAAAAAGACGATAAAAGAGGCTGAAAAGTTCGGATTTCACACGGTATATGCTGATACTGATGGCTTCTATGCTACTTATCAGAAAAAATAA
- the comE gene encoding sulfopyruvate decarboxylase subunit beta, whose amino-acid sequence MERIEAIKTIIEQLDDELIICNLGFPSRELYSIKDSPRHFYMLGSMGMASSIGLGLALTQKRKVVVFEGDGSLLMNLGSLVTIYSQSPKNLILIILDNGCYATTGSQCTYALKVDLSELAKGIGFKKIFKFEKLHEINMRPILEEDGPVIVHVKVEPGNADVPVIDLSPEEIISRFMNIIFSDK is encoded by the coding sequence ATGGAACGTATAGAAGCCATAAAAACCATCATAGAACAACTAGATGACGAACTAATCATATGCAATCTTGGATTCCCATCAAGAGAACTTTACAGTATAAAAGATTCCCCAAGACACTTCTACATGCTAGGCTCAATGGGGATGGCTTCATCAATCGGACTGGGACTCGCATTAACACAAAAACGTAAAGTAGTAGTGTTTGAGGGTGATGGTTCACTCCTCATGAACCTTGGAAGCCTCGTCACAATCTATAGCCAATCCCCTAAAAATCTCATACTCATAATACTAGATAACGGATGCTATGCGACAACAGGTTCCCAGTGCACATACGCCCTAAAAGTCGATCTAAGCGAACTCGCCAAAGGCATAGGATTCAAAAAAATATTCAAATTCGAAAAACTCCACGAAATAAACATGCGACCAATACTAGAAGAGGACGGGCCAGTCATAGTCCATGTGAAAGTAGAACCCGGAAACGCGGATGTCCCAGTCATAGACTTGAGTCCAGAGGAAATAATATCAAGGTTCATGAATATTATTTTTTCTGATAAGTAG
- the comD gene encoding sulfopyruvate decarboxylase subunit alpha: MDSSKAIYKALKDNNINFIVSVPCINLARVLEMIDQDKEIKHIPVTREEEGFGIAAGAYMAGENTAILMQNSGLGNSINVIASLYKLYRIPILMIISHRGTQGEFMKAQIPMGEATPLLLEALKIPYHVPSTPEEAYNDIKSAWKLAKAKKYPTAILLEVSFW, translated from the coding sequence TTGGACAGCAGCAAGGCAATATACAAGGCCCTTAAAGACAACAACATAAATTTTATAGTAAGCGTGCCCTGCATAAACCTTGCAAGGGTACTTGAAATGATAGACCAAGACAAAGAAATTAAACACATACCAGTTACAAGAGAAGAAGAAGGTTTCGGCATAGCAGCGGGCGCATACATGGCTGGAGAGAACACAGCTATTTTAATGCAAAATTCAGGTCTTGGAAATTCTATAAATGTCATAGCATCTCTCTACAAGTTATATAGGATCCCCATACTTATGATAATAAGCCACAGAGGCACCCAAGGAGAATTCATGAAAGCCCAAATCCCAATGGGTGAAGCAACACCACTCCTACTAGAAGCCCTCAAAATACCATATCACGTCCCATCCACCCCAGAAGAAGCATACAATGATATAAAATCTGCTTGGAAACTTGCAAAGGCAAAAAAATATCCCACAGCTATACTCTTAGAAGTTAGTTTCTGGTGA